The stretch of DNA GGATAAAGATGGATTGTGGCACATTACAAAATTTGAACCTGATCATACTCACGAGACGAGTCCTACAAAGGCAAGGTTGTTCAAAGCtaacaagaaaatgaaattgCATGTAAAGAGAACAATACAAATCAATGATGATGTAGGAGTGAGGATCAACAAGACAATTCAACCTCTTGTTAAAGATGCAGGAGGGCATGAAAACATACCATTTTGTGAAAGAGATGTGAGGAATTATGTTAACAAGGAATGACGTGCAATAGGAAAAGAAGGTGGTGGAAAGGCCTTGATAAGCTATTTCTGCCAAATGAGGGAACAAAATTCAGAATTCTTATATGACATAGATTTGGATGATGATTTTCACGTAAGGAATATGTTTTGGACTGACGCAAGAAGTAGAGTTTCTTATGAATACTTTGGAGATGTTGTGACTTTTGACACAACATATTTGACTAATAAGTATGACATGCCTTTTGTTGTGTTTGTTGGTGTGAATCACCATGGTCAATCAACATTACTTGGATGTGGACTGTTGTCACGTGAAGATACAGATTCATTTGTATGGCTTTTCAAATCATGGCTTCGTTGTATGTTAGAAAAGGTCCCTCTAGGTATTGTGATTGACCAATGCAAGGCTATGAAAAATCCCATTGAGTTAGTCTTTCCTACAACTCGTCATAGGTGGTATTTATGgcatataatgaaaaaaatacctAAAAAGCTCGGTCAATATAGTGAATACAAAAAGATCAAGTTTGCATTGAAATAAGCAATTTATGACACAGTCACAAAAGAGgcatttgaagaaaaataatgttCTTTCATCGAAAAATTTGAGCTTCAACAAAATGATTGGTTGAATGGATTGTATAACGAACGTCATAAATGGGCACCAACCTTgctaaagaaatatttttgggcaGGTATGTCTACTACACGGCGAAGTGAGAGTATACATTCTTTCTTTGGTGTGTTTGTTGGTGTGAATCACCATGGTCAATCAACATTACTTGGATGTGGACTGTTGTCACGTGAAGATACATATTCATTTTTATGGCTTTTCAAATCATGGCTTCATTGTATGTTACGAAAGGTCCCTCTGGGTATTGTGACTGACTAATGCAAGGCTATGAAAAATCTGATTGAGTTAGTCTTTCCTACAACTCGTCATAGGAGGTGTTTATGgcatataatgaaaaaaattcctGAAAAGCTCGGTTAATATAGTGAATATAAAAAGATTAAGTTTGCATTGAAAGAAGCAGTTTATGACACAGTCACAAAAGAagcatttgaaaaaaaatggtgTTCTTTCATCGAAAAATTTGAGCTTCAACAAAATGATTGGTTGAATGGATTGTATAATGAACGTCATAGATGGGTACCAACCTTGCTAAGGAAATATTTTTGGTCAGGTATGTCTACTACACAACAAAGTGAGAGTATACATTCTTTCTTTGATGGTTATATCAATTCAACGACAAGTTTAAACCAATTTGTAAAACAATATGATAATGCTCTCAGATGTCGAGCAGAAAAAGAATTTAAAGCAGATTTTAATTCGATGGATACTACAATTTCTTGTGGGTCAAACTCGTCAATTGAAAAGAAATTCCAAGGTGAATACACTCATGCCAAATTTAAGGAAGTTCAAACAGA from Cicer arietinum cultivar CDC Frontier isolate Library 1 chromosome 3, Cicar.CDCFrontier_v2.0, whole genome shotgun sequence encodes:
- the LOC101493826 gene encoding protein FAR1-RELATED SEQUENCE 5-like, which translates into the protein MLLGACNRDVFSCLNEVKSFYEEYVSRKGFGWKIRSSKKGQDGELCYLILSCSREGSKVSKIVCTLKTLPTKVNNCPAKIVIKLDKDGLWHITKFEPDHTHETSPTKARLFKANKKMKLHVKRTIQINDDVGVRINKTIQPLVKDAGGHENIPFCERDVRNYVNKE